The Virgibacillus dokdonensis genome includes a window with the following:
- the glcT gene encoding glucose PTS transporter transcription antiterminator GlcT yields the protein MNTFTVKKSLNNNVLIALDNQQNEVVLIGNGIGFHYKKKDIIHKEQIEKLFVLRDEQAQAQYKQLLPNIDHTLLDSIVKAVELIQKRSHVMLNESVHVALTDHVLFAYHRMLKSLEIKNPFLAETKALYPFEYEIASEIVEDMNHRLNIHLPEGEIGFIALHVHSAISNKALSDINKYSQLVTQFVDIIEEQLKIKVDRGGIEYVRLVRHVRYTIERVLKGETVDEPVKIASLLKKEYPTCYNLAWKLIKMMQQTLKQPVYEAEAVYLTMHLQRLYQKHDS from the coding sequence TTGAACACGTTTACGGTTAAGAAATCACTAAATAATAACGTCCTCATTGCTTTGGATAATCAACAAAATGAAGTCGTCTTGATTGGTAATGGAATTGGTTTTCATTATAAGAAAAAAGACATTATCCATAAAGAGCAAATAGAAAAGCTGTTTGTATTACGTGATGAACAGGCGCAGGCGCAATATAAGCAATTGCTTCCAAACATAGATCATACATTGTTGGATTCCATTGTTAAAGCGGTAGAATTAATTCAGAAACGATCACATGTTATGTTGAATGAATCCGTTCATGTGGCTCTAACTGATCATGTGTTGTTTGCTTACCATCGTATGCTAAAAAGTTTGGAAATAAAAAATCCTTTTCTTGCCGAAACAAAAGCATTATATCCTTTTGAGTATGAGATCGCCTCAGAAATTGTTGAAGACATGAATCATAGGTTAAATATTCATCTTCCTGAAGGGGAAATTGGCTTTATTGCTTTACATGTACACAGTGCCATATCGAATAAAGCTCTCTCCGATATTAATAAATACTCCCAATTGGTTACACAATTTGTCGATATTATTGAAGAACAATTGAAAATTAAAGTGGACAGAGGCGGGATAGAATACGTACGCCTTGTTCGGCATGTACGCTATACGATCGAACGCGTGTTAAAAGGGGAAACAGTAGATGAACCAGTTAAGATAGCTTCCCTCTTGAAAAAGGAATACCCAACATGTTATAATCTAGCGTGGAAATTGATTAAAATGATGCAACAAACATTAAAGCAACCTGTATATGAAGCGGAAGCGGTGTATTTAACGATGCACTTGCAACGCCTCTATCAAAAACATGACTCATAA